A genomic region of Eucalyptus grandis isolate ANBG69807.140 chromosome 5, ASM1654582v1, whole genome shotgun sequence contains the following coding sequences:
- the LOC120293873 gene encoding aquaporin NIP1-1-like, whose amino-acid sequence MADQTSGSNGDSEVVLEIKDNSRTKQEIKGVMTFGTKRFDPKLLKLLQLIAEVFGTYFLIFAGCGSVAVNLGNEKVVTLPGISMVWGLAVMVLVYSVGHISGAHFNPAVTIAFATCRRFPWNQVLPYISAQVIGSTLACGTLRLLFTGKLNHFLGTQPAGSDVQAFVFEFIITFYLMFIVSGVGTDNRAIGEFAGLAVGATVLLNVLFAGPITGASMNPARSLGPAIVSHHYAKLWIYIVAPIIGAISGAWVYNLMRFTDKPIREITGSFLRSSA is encoded by the exons ATGGCAGATCAGACCAGTGGGAGCAATGGAGACAGTGAAGTTGTCTTGGAAATAAAAGACAATTCCAGAACCAAGCAAGAGATCAAAGGCGTTAT GACTTTCGGTACGAAAAGGTTCGATCCCAAATTGCTCAAATTGTTGCAGTTGATTGCGGAGGTCTTTGGGACGTACTTCTTGATATTCGCCGGTTGCGGGTCGGTGGCGGTGAACTTGGGCAACGAAAAGGTGGTGACGCTTCCAGGGATATCGATGGTGTGGGGTTTGGCAGTGATGGTGTTGGTGTACTCGGTCGGGCACATCTCCGGCGCCCATTTCAACCCGGCCGTCACCATTGCTTTCGCCACCTGCAGGAGGTTTCCATGGAATCAG GTGCTTCCCTATATATCGGCGCAAGTTATTGGATCGACATTGGCGTGCGGGACGCTGCGGTTGCTCTTCACCGGAAAGCTCAATCATTTCTTGGGGACACAACCGGCCGGTTCGGATGTGCAAGCGTTCGTCTTTGAGTTCATCATCACTTTTTACCTCATGTTCATCGTCTCCGGCGTTGGCACGGACAATAGAGCA ATAGGAGAATTCGCCGGTCTTGCTGTCGGTGCAACCGTCTTGCTCAACGTGTTGTTTGCAGG ACCAATAACGGGAGCATCAATGAACCCAGCAAGAAGCTTGGGTCCGGCGATAGTGTCTCACCATTACGCCAAGCTGTGGATCTACATAGTGGCACCAATAATCGGGGCAATTTCCGGGGCCTGGGTCTACAACCTGATGCGGTTCACCGACAAGCCCATCCGAGAAATCACCGGGTCGTTCCTCCGGAGCTCCGCTTga
- the LOC104444793 gene encoding 60S ribosomal protein L27, whose amino-acid sequence MVKFLKPGKAVVVLQGRYAGRKAVIVRNFDDGTRDRPYGHCLVAGIKKYPAKVVKKDSAKKTAKKSRVKAFVKLVNYRHLMPTRYTLDVDLKDAVAVDSLQSKDKKVTAAKEAKKRLEERFKTGKNRWFFTKLRF is encoded by the coding sequence ATGGTGAAGTTCCTCAAGCCCGGGAAGGCGGTGGTCGTGCTGCAGGGCCGTTACGCCGGCCGGAAGGCCGTCATCGTCCGGAACTTCGACGACGGCACGCGGGACCGCCCCTACGGCCACTGCCTCGTCGCCGGGATCAAGAAGTACCCGGCCAAGGTCGTCAAGAAGGACTCCGCCAAGAAGACGGCCAAGAAGTCGCGGGTCAAGGCGTTCGTGAAGCTCGTCAACTACCGCCACCTGATGCCCACCCGCTACACCCTCGACGTCGACCTCAAGGACGCCGTCGCCGTCGACTCCCTCCAGAGCAAGGACAAGAAGGTCACCGCCGCCAAGGAGGCCAAGAAGCGGCTCGAGGAGCGGTTCAAGACCGGCAAGAACAGGTGGTTCTTCACCAAGCTCAGGTTCTGA